The Gemmatimonadota bacterium genome window below encodes:
- a CDS encoding peptide ABC transporter substrate-binding protein, with protein MFRFAQVAAIRRWVGRMRPAAVLPLLGVALVLTSLSVLALQDGDVSDPGGTDRYVNSFGVKLPPDAAAPDLQVLTQFSPDNRYLDRGTSTYKQAWGVGLVAEPLARVDRDFNLLPAGATSWELSDDGLTWTYQIREGMIFADGHPLTARDYEATFRRWANPETGFDFEWYFRSIKNWTDVVGGRQPLDSLGVKALDEHTVAFTTERPTPYLPLLLAKSWVSPTHLFDKYGPEWATRPETHFGSGPYRLVEWIKGDRIVLGINHNYRGPIKPMLERVVARLYNLAVPPQFLSAYEAGEVDYVPLTNQAEINRIKADPVLREQLNAYTDFATYYLMLDTYNPPFDDVRVRKAFAHAIDVDAIMKSAMRDVGIPASSMLPPGFPGSSSEELAPLQRFEPELARRYLAEAGYPGGHGFPEVNIWLRGEAANIRTAAEAVQAMLNQHLGLDVGVRNVERKVYLDAMSARELTLGMVPYQYDFIDAGNLLTIWLSNGRHAWHNDHFEGLVRRANELVGDPGRRMAMYRDAERILVDEAGGIFLWYIRINQMWKPFIKGDALEPNRWGYRAWRGELMSNLQTELYITKDILKDPTKNEPKPFRFWQWLTGED; from the coding sequence TTGTTCCGATTTGCCCAGGTCGCGGCCATCCGGCGGTGGGTGGGGCGCATGCGTCCGGCGGCCGTTCTGCCTCTGCTCGGGGTCGCCCTCGTGCTGACCAGCCTCTCCGTTCTCGCGTTACAGGATGGCGATGTATCGGATCCTGGTGGAACGGATCGGTATGTTAACTCATTCGGCGTCAAGCTCCCGCCCGATGCCGCGGCGCCGGATCTCCAGGTTCTCACCCAGTTTTCGCCCGACAACCGGTATCTCGACCGGGGTACTTCAACCTATAAACAGGCCTGGGGGGTGGGCCTGGTGGCCGAGCCGCTCGCCCGCGTGGACCGGGATTTCAACCTGCTTCCGGCCGGCGCCACTTCATGGGAACTGTCCGATGACGGGCTGACCTGGACGTACCAAATACGGGAGGGGATGATCTTCGCGGACGGCCATCCGCTAACGGCCCGGGACTACGAGGCCACCTTCCGCCGCTGGGCGAATCCCGAGACGGGCTTCGACTTCGAATGGTACTTCCGCTCGATCAAGAACTGGACCGACGTCGTCGGTGGACGCCAGCCCCTCGACTCTCTGGGCGTCAAGGCGCTTGACGAGCACACCGTGGCCTTCACGACGGAACGTCCCACGCCCTATCTCCCGCTCCTGCTTGCCAAAAGCTGGGTATCCCCGACCCACCTGTTCGACAAATACGGCCCCGAATGGGCGACGCGGCCCGAAACCCATTTCGGCAGCGGACCCTACCGCCTGGTCGAATGGATCAAGGGCGACCGCATCGTGCTCGGCATCAACCACAACTACCGGGGTCCCATCAAGCCCATGCTCGAGCGGGTCGTGGCCAGATTGTACAACCTCGCCGTGCCGCCCCAGTTCCTTTCGGCGTACGAGGCCGGCGAGGTGGATTATGTCCCCCTGACCAACCAGGCCGAGATCAACCGGATCAAGGCGGATCCGGTCTTGCGCGAACAACTCAATGCCTACACGGACTTCGCCACGTATTACCTGATGCTGGACACCTATAATCCACCCTTCGACGACGTCCGCGTGCGCAAGGCCTTCGCCCATGCCATCGACGTCGACGCCATCATGAAGTCGGCCATGCGCGACGTGGGCATACCGGCTTCCTCCATGCTGCCGCCCGGGTTCCCGGGTTCCAGCTCGGAGGAACTGGCCCCGCTGCAGCGGTTCGAACCCGAACTGGCAAGGCGCTATCTGGCCGAGGCCGGCTATCCCGGCGGCCACGGTTTTCCGGAGGTGAACATCTGGCTGCGCGGGGAGGCCGCCAACATCCGGACGGCCGCTGAGGCGGTGCAGGCCATGCTGAATCAGCACCTGGGACTGGATGTGGGCGTGCGCAACGTGGAGCGCAAGGTCTACCTGGACGCCATGAGCGCACGGGAACTGACCCTCGGTATGGTCCCCTACCAATACGACTTCATAGACGCGGGCAACCTGCTGACCATCTGGCTTTCCAACGGGCGCCACGCCTGGCACAACGACCATTTCGAAGGCCTCGTGCGGCGGGCCAACGAACTGGTGGGCGATCCCGGCCGGCGTATGGCCATGTACAGGGACGCCGAGCGTATCCTCGTCGATGAAGCCGGGGGGATATTCCTGTGGTACATCCGGATCAACCAGATGTGGAAGCCCTTTATCAAGGGAGATGCCCTGGAGCCCAACAGGTGGGGTTACCGGGCCTGGCGGGGCGAGCTCATGTCCAATCTGCAGACTGAGCTCTATATCACGAAAGACATATTGAAGGATCCCACGAAGAACGAACCGAAG